A region of the Sphingobium sp. HWE2-09 genome:
GGCATATCGAGCGGCCATCCTATGGCTATTTCATCGATCATAGCTGTGATGGTCTGGCAACGCTGCTCATTCTGGCGGGCATGGGGGCAAGCCCCTATATCCGCATGGATGTGGCGCTGGTCGCATTGGCCGGTTATCTGCTGTTGTCGATCCACGCCTATCTGTCGGCACGGGTTTTAGGCGAATTCAAGCTGTCTTACCTGGCCGCCGGCCCTACCGAATTGCGCCTGCTGCTGATCGGCCTGACGATCGCGATGATGCTGCTGGGCTATGCCCCGGGCTGGTTCGGCGCGGTGTCGGGGTTCGACCTGTTTGTCGGCGTGGTCGGCGCCATATTGGTGCTGTTGTTCA
Encoded here:
- a CDS encoding CDP-alcohol phosphatidyltransferase family protein; the encoded protein is MSLPSGQSAPPIARIQQNVLAAAERRLLNWLCAHMPRWVTPDILTALGMVGAFAIFAGYAASNWGVDWLWLAIAGYAVQWFGDSLDGSLARFRHIERPSYGYFIDHSCDGLATLLILAGMGASPYIRMDVALVALAGYLLLSIHAYLSARVLGEFKLSYLAAGPTELRLLLIGLTIAMMLLGYAPGWFGAVSGFDLFVGVVGAILVLLFIMQTLTTAKRLAISERR